Proteins encoded together in one Lachnospiraceae bacterium JLR.KK008 window:
- a CDS encoding response regulator: MQKKIQVMLVDDEYLAIEDLKTLIDWNALGFEICATARSGRQALHAFESAPADLVITDISMPGMNGITLVEQLQQKNPRLLFLLLTAYAEINYMKSAFQLGVEDYLIKNEITPAILQAKLYKIREKYLASLSQSYSFLQKKLRKYFSDSSCAVARDLPEISHGSFLYCILAPDMILPWIEDLLISQKFSIPRIIDTAMPLVETYQYPGIENYCSVSAYNNKIIILLRMSENISTSSLLEKMQHFSDSLVQELWRQCALSFSAFYSYIPMDLERIHEDFFSKQRAVRARYFLGGRLRESLDSPRLFIHNEKIALTEDDLKNAFEKAQPNLIELIEEMFDTVIAGHNYHGLSLLVNVCFSFLSKRMENPLSLEDADLTDIAHIRAFIIQAVKELYENHNPDLPYEVKRAIQYIEDHFSEESLSIQEIAEEIGLSSTHLSRVFKTATGDTVWDYLTKLRIRKACRILRTSNAKIYEVAEMTGYASPQYFSQVFYKQIGVKPLDYRKKERT; encoded by the coding sequence CAATCGAAGACTTAAAAACACTGATAGACTGGAATGCGCTCGGCTTTGAGATCTGTGCAACTGCACGCTCCGGCAGACAGGCACTACACGCCTTTGAGTCCGCGCCCGCCGATCTCGTCATCACGGACATCAGTATGCCGGGGATGAACGGGATCACTCTCGTGGAACAGTTACAACAGAAAAACCCCAGGCTGCTGTTCCTTCTGCTGACGGCCTATGCGGAGATCAATTATATGAAAAGCGCCTTTCAGCTTGGCGTCGAGGACTATCTGATCAAAAATGAGATCACACCTGCTATCTTACAGGCAAAACTATATAAGATCCGTGAAAAGTATCTGGCTTCTCTCAGCCAGTCGTACTCTTTTCTACAAAAAAAACTGCGCAAATATTTCAGCGACAGCAGCTGTGCCGTTGCCAGAGACCTTCCAGAGATTTCTCATGGAAGTTTTTTGTACTGCATACTGGCCCCTGACATGATTCTCCCCTGGATAGAAGATCTGCTGATCAGTCAGAAATTTTCCATTCCCAGGATCATCGATACCGCCATGCCACTTGTGGAGACCTATCAATATCCGGGAATCGAAAATTACTGCTCTGTTTCCGCCTACAATAACAAGATCATCATTCTCCTGCGAATGTCGGAGAATATTTCCACAAGCAGCCTGTTAGAAAAAATGCAGCATTTTTCCGACTCTCTGGTACAGGAACTCTGGCGGCAGTGCGCGCTCTCCTTTTCTGCTTTTTACAGCTACATTCCCATGGATCTGGAGAGGATACACGAAGACTTTTTTTCGAAACAGAGGGCGGTACGAGCCAGATATTTTCTTGGTGGCCGCCTGCGGGAATCTCTTGATTCTCCCCGGCTTTTTATTCACAATGAAAAGATTGCTCTCACCGAAGATGATCTCAAAAATGCTTTTGAGAAGGCACAGCCAAATCTTATCGAGCTGATCGAAGAGATGTTTGACACCGTGATCGCCGGACACAATTATCACGGGCTTTCCCTCCTTGTCAACGTCTGTTTTTCCTTTCTGTCAAAGAGAATGGAAAACCCGCTCTCCCTGGAAGATGCGGATCTGACTGACATTGCTCATATCAGAGCATTTATCATACAGGCAGTGAAAGAACTATACGAAAATCATAATCCCGACCTGCCCTATGAAGTGAAACGGGCGATCCAATATATTGAGGATCATTTCAGTGAAGAATCGTTATCGATTCAGGAGATCGCCGAGGAGATCGGTCTTTCCTCCACGCATCTCTCCCGTGTATTTAAGACTGCCACAGGCGATACTGTCTGGGATTATCTGACAAAACTGCGTATCCGCAAAGCATGCCGGATCTTACGCACTTCAAACGCCAAAATATACGAGGTTGCCGAAATGACCGGATATGCTTCCCCGCAATATTTCAGTCAGGTGTTTTATAAGCAGATCGGCGTAAAACCGTTGGACTACAGAAAGAAGGAACGTACATGA